One stretch of Pseudomonadota bacterium DNA includes these proteins:
- a CDS encoding cupin domain-containing protein encodes MNHNDHSNNDPRTTPETHDDQPPLDEMLDAVNQHPMPLERRQAFKRRLMEQINKSPDLFIVRREEGEWQDFAPGIEIKLLHKDADTGAETTLWRVQPGTEVDAHAHEMDEECLVLEGDLEIGGELLVAGDYLLGKRGVDHPVVMSPSGALLLLRSQPYLGG; translated from the coding sequence ATGAACCACAACGACCACAGCAACAACGACCCACGAACAACACCCGAGACCCACGACGATCAACCGCCCCTCGATGAGATGCTGGACGCCGTAAATCAACACCCGATGCCGCTGGAGCGCCGCCAGGCCTTCAAGCGTCGCCTGATGGAGCAGATCAACAAGTCACCGGATTTGTTCATCGTCCGCCGCGAAGAGGGCGAGTGGCAGGACTTCGCACCCGGGATCGAGATCAAGCTGCTGCACAAGGATGCGGATACGGGGGCGGAGACGACCCTGTGGCGGGTGCAGCCTGGTACCGAGGTGGACGCGCACGCGCATGAGATGGATGAGGAGTGTTTGGTGTTGGAGGGGGATCTGGAGATTGGTGGGGAGTTGTTGGTGGCTGGGGATTACCTGCTGGGGAAGCGGGGGGTGGATCATCCGGTGGTGATGTCGCCTAGTGGGGCGTTGTTGTTGTTGCGGTCGCAGCCTTACTTGGGGGGTTAG
- a CDS encoding sigma-70 family RNA polymerase sigma factor: MNTATDMTPSSASGAASTTPVATLNDLLAGIASGSEKAMGEFYERTVDRAHAVARTILPVVEDAEEAMMEAYLQVWRNVDRYDADRANPMTWLMLMVRCRALDLLRRRRRESERQILMDAPPEVPDEHDAPERLLNAFDEQSAVAEAIRQLTPAQREVVSLSFFRDLSHTEIAETLDMPLGTVKSHSRRAMRAMRSHLATHDPARTEA, translated from the coding sequence GTGAATACAGCAACGGACATGACCCCGAGCAGCGCCTCCGGCGCCGCGAGCACCACCCCGGTGGCCACGCTGAACGACCTGCTCGCCGGCATCGCCAGCGGCAGCGAGAAGGCCATGGGCGAGTTCTACGAACGCACCGTGGACCGGGCCCACGCCGTGGCACGCACCATCCTGCCCGTTGTCGAGGACGCCGAGGAGGCCATGATGGAGGCCTACCTGCAGGTGTGGCGCAACGTCGATCGCTACGATGCCGACCGCGCTAACCCTATGACTTGGTTGATGTTAATGGTCCGCTGCCGGGCGCTGGACCTGCTCCGACGACGCCGCCGCGAGAGCGAACGGCAGATCCTCATGGACGCCCCCCCCGAGGTGCCCGATGAGCACGACGCGCCTGAGCGCCTGCTCAACGCCTTCGACGAGCAGAGCGCCGTGGCCGAGGCCATCCGCCAACTCACCCCCGCCCAACGCGAGGTGGTGAGCCTGAGCTTCTTTAGAGATCTGAGCCACACGGAGATCGCCGAGACCCTCGACATGCCCCTCGGCACCGTGAAATCCCATTCCCGTCGCGCCATGCGAGCGATGCGCTCGCACCTGGCCACCCATGACCCCGCGCGCACGGAGGCCTGA
- a CDS encoding response regulator, with translation MTKVPVLIVDDDQIDRYLLKRELESLASVDLAIHEAKNGADAVVFFEQYEENKRKFGDDFPPLKIFLDINMPLLDGFGFLEAFTELRTRHDLGATTVMMITTSGHQRDMLRSKAYDFVGGYLMKGDYSIQELEAAVTAA, from the coding sequence ATGACCAAAGTGCCCGTGCTCATCGTGGATGACGACCAGATCGACCGCTACCTGCTGAAGCGCGAACTCGAGAGCCTGGCGTCCGTCGACCTCGCCATCCACGAGGCCAAGAACGGCGCCGACGCCGTGGTGTTCTTCGAGCAGTACGAGGAGAACAAGCGTAAGTTCGGCGACGACTTCCCGCCCCTCAAGATCTTCCTCGACATCAACATGCCGCTCCTCGACGGCTTTGGCTTTCTCGAAGCCTTCACCGAGCTGCGCACCCGCCACGACCTCGGCGCCACGACCGTGATGATGATCACCACCTCAGGGCACCAACGCGACATGCTCCGCTCCAAGGCCTACGACTTCGTGGGGGGTTACCTGATGAAGGGCGACTACAGCATCCAGGAGCTGGAGGCCGCCGTCACCGCCGCCTAG
- a CDS encoding HAMP domain-containing sensor histidine kinase produces MSIAQRLLIIVLLTVAEVSVTVWAALGIAKGATYHQLNSLHLKYNAQFSDQLADMPPNGGLALDALRTTINLIREQPIACIEKAGALDRVIMRLIDTIRALELCEKDIADADAALAAIDRYEAGTLPQAELESALRFARDEFIANSSAFEEPVTNTVQFTLRTLIPLILFISLFNIALITYLSRTISGSIARAIGLLKSDSHRERSAGELGSRLSTELRELLRVAEARLEQDLLNINTNERLRALIHSKTAALQDANDELEQFAYRSSHDLKAPLTRTRRLIKFILDDLKRGETQEAQENLRAIDDQMASLEALVEDLISLAKTDLVDSPSDRFAVSELLDEIAEELTPLADESGVRMTASVPPADQITTQRIRLAQVLNNLLSNSYKYADASKTDRWVHVDVAERDRDWQIVVEDNGLGVPAEHQPKLFTRFKRFHPTVGTGSGLGLAIVKRHVDRMHGEIRYEAPAKESGARFVLNLPKALQG; encoded by the coding sequence ATGAGCATTGCGCAACGCCTCCTGATCATCGTTCTGCTCACCGTCGCTGAAGTCAGCGTCACCGTCTGGGCCGCGCTTGGCATCGCCAAGGGCGCCACCTACCACCAGCTCAACTCCCTGCACCTGAAGTACAACGCCCAGTTCTCCGACCAGCTGGCCGATATGCCACCCAACGGCGGCCTGGCGCTCGACGCCCTGCGCACCACCATCAACCTGATCCGCGAACAGCCCATCGCCTGCATCGAGAAGGCGGGTGCCCTCGATCGCGTCATCATGCGTCTGATCGATACGATTCGCGCGCTGGAGCTTTGCGAGAAGGACATCGCGGACGCAGACGCCGCCCTGGCCGCCATCGACCGCTACGAGGCCGGCACCCTGCCCCAGGCCGAGCTCGAGAGCGCCCTGCGCTTTGCGCGCGATGAGTTCATCGCCAACTCATCGGCCTTCGAAGAACCCGTGACCAACACCGTGCAGTTCACCCTGCGCACGCTGATCCCCCTGATCCTGTTCATCTCCCTGTTCAACATCGCGCTGATCACCTACCTCTCGCGCACCATCTCCGGCTCCATCGCTCGGGCCATCGGCCTGCTGAAGTCGGACTCGCACCGTGAGCGCTCCGCCGGCGAACTCGGCAGCCGGCTGTCGACGGAGCTGCGCGAACTGCTCCGGGTGGCCGAGGCACGGCTGGAGCAGGACCTCCTCAACATCAACACCAACGAGCGGCTGCGCGCGCTGATCCATAGCAAGACCGCCGCCCTGCAAGACGCAAACGATGAGCTCGAGCAGTTCGCTTATCGCAGCTCCCACGACCTCAAGGCTCCGCTCACGCGCACGCGACGCCTGATCAAGTTCATCCTCGATGATCTGAAGCGAGGAGAGACCCAGGAGGCGCAGGAAAACCTTCGGGCCATCGACGACCAGATGGCCTCGCTCGAAGCGCTGGTGGAAGATCTCATCTCCCTGGCCAAGACCGATCTGGTCGATTCACCCAGCGACCGGTTCGCCGTCAGCGAACTCCTCGATGAGATTGCCGAGGAGCTCACCCCCCTCGCCGACGAGAGCGGTGTGCGCATGACTGCGAGCGTCCCGCCTGCGGACCAGATCACAACGCAACGCATACGCCTCGCCCAGGTGTTGAACAACTTGTTGTCCAACAGCTATAAGTACGCCGACGCGAGCAAGACGGATCGGTGGGTACACGTCGACGTCGCCGAACGCGACCGCGATTGGCAGATCGTCGTAGAGGACAACGGTCTCGGCGTGCCTGCCGAGCATCAACCCAAGCTCTTTACCCGCTTCAAGCGCTTCCACCCGACCGTCGGCACAGGCTCTGGCCTCGGGCTCGCCATCGTGAAGCGGCATGTCGATCGGATGCACGGCGAGATCCGTTACGAGGCGCCCGCCAAGGAGAGCGGGGCGCGCTTCGTGCTCAACCTACCCAAGGCCCTGCAGGGGTGA